Proteins from one Elephas maximus indicus isolate mEleMax1 chromosome 12, mEleMax1 primary haplotype, whole genome shotgun sequence genomic window:
- the SRRM2 gene encoding serine/arginine repetitive matrix protein 2 isoform X4 produces MYNGIGLPTPRGSGTNGYVQRNLSLVRGRRGERPDYKGEEELRRLEAALVKRPNPDILDHERKRRVELRCLELEEMMEEQGYEEQQIQEKVATFRLMLLEKDVNPGGKEETPGQRPAVTETHQLAELNEKKNERLRAAFGISDSYVDGSSFDPQRRVREAKQPAPEPPKPYSLARESSSSRSPTPKQKKKKKKKDRGRRSESSSPRRERKKSSKKKKHRSESESKKRKHRSPTPKSKRKSKDKKRKRSRSTTPAPKSRRAHRSTSADSASSSDTSRSRSRSAAAKTHRIVLTGRSPSPQSGCQGEGAAPCRESSTTNTGQPSSPEPSTKEPSSPHEDKDKKEKPATRPSLSLERSSTGPEPPVPTLLLAEQRGSSPQPLVTTPLSQEPVNPASEVSPTRGRSPAKSPEKPPQSSSSESCPLSPQPTKISRHGSSSPESPKRAPAPGSRREISSSPISKSRSHGRAKRDKSHSPTPSRRMGRSRSPVATKRGRSRSQSPTKRGHSRSRSPQWRRSRSAQRWGRSRSPQRRGRSRSPQRPGWSRSRNTQRRGRSRSARRGRSHTRSPATRGRSRSRTPARRGRSRSRTPTRRRSRSRTSTRRRSRSRTPVRRGRSHSRTPVRRRSRTRSPVRRRSRSRSPARRGGRSCSRTPARRGRSRSRTPGKRSGRSCSRTPARRSGRSCSRTPARRGRSRSRTPARRGRSRSRSLARRGRSHTRTPQRRGRSGSSERKNKSRASQRRSRSTSSLEVKKSCISSRRSRSFSSPRSKAKSRLSLRRSLSGSSPCAKQNSQTPPRRSRSGSSRPKAKSRTPSRRSHCGFSPSNQKSKTPSRQSCSNSSPHPKVKSGTPPRQGSTTGPQANEQSASPQRQSCSGLSPDPEGKSGTSPRHSQLGTSPQPKMKAVTSLRRSHSGSSSPSPSRVTSRTPPGQSRSESPCSKVESRLLPRQSHSRSSSPDTKVKPGTPPRQSHSGSSSPCSKVKPKTPPRQCLSGSKSPCPQEKSKDSPAQSSSGSLSACPGVKSSTPPEESCLDFSSLQQKGQSKTSPDHTSDTSSPDVRQARCESPSLQSRSRTPTKGCQSRSSSPVADLAPRSPTRQNRSGLSTSPRLRLGVSPEQRPQFDSSPHPGTDKFFLRQNRSEASSESREKVSLFSQEDVSASSPRSRDKFSPTPVQDRPESSPVLRDTRRTPSRERGSSGSSPDTKSQNSVLAKPRQDEELMEVVEKPEELSNQILPVLSPKLKEVARRNFESSPEVEERPALSVPLDQSQSQASLEAVEVPMVVSAWSRPQFSPERKELSNSPPRENSFGSPLEFGNPGPVVTEMNTGLSFEVKEDLNEPFLNQLETDPSLDVREQSTRSSRRSSTELSPDAVEKAGMPLNQSICSLVLDATPGTPSRERSSSASSPELKDGLPRTPSRRSGSGSSGLRDGSGTPSRHSLSGSSPGTKDVPRTPSRGRSECDSSPEPKALPQTPRPRSRSPSSPELNNKCLTPQRERSGSESSVEQKTLARTPLGQRSRSGSSQELDGKPSASPQEQSDSDSSPDSKAKIRTPLRQRGRSGSSPEVEGTSQPSSRHSRSGSSPEVKDKPGAASGVRSGSDSSPEPQAPAPRALLPRRSRSGSSSKGRGPSPEGSSSSESSAEHPPKSRAARRSSRPSPEPKTKSRTPPRRRSSRSSPELTRKARLSRRSCSASSSPETRSRTPPRRRRSPSVSSPEPAEKSRSSRRRRSASSPRTKTTSRRGRSPSPKPRGRQRSRSRSRREKTRTARRHDRSGSSQSTSRRRQRSRSRSRVTRRRRGGSGYHSRSPARQESSRTSSRRRRGRSRTPPTSRKRSRSRTSPALWKRSRSPATHRRSRSRTPLVSRRRSRSRTSPVSRRRSRSRTSVTRRRSRSRASPVSRRRSRSRTPLVTRRRSRSRSPVTRRRSRSRTPPVTRRRSRSRTPPVTRRRSRSRTSPITRRRSRSRTSPVTRRRSRSRTSPVTRRRSRSRTSPVTRRRSRSRTPPAIRRRSRSRTPLLPRKRSRSRSPLVIRRRSRSRTPRTTRGKRSLTRSPPAIRRRSVSGSSSDGSRSATSVGRNHSGSQTPPMALGSSRMSCFSRPSMSPTPLDRCRSPGMLEPLGSSRAPVSALQQVGGSLMDGPGPRIPDHPRTSSVPENHAQSRIALALTAISLGTARPPPSMSAAGLAARMSQVPAPVPLMSLRTAPAASLASRIPAASAAAMNLASARTPTIPTAVNLADSRTPATAAAMSLASPRTAGAPSAVSLTDPRAPAASAVNLAGGRTPAALAALSLTGSGTPPAAASYPSSSRTPQAPAPANLVGPRSAHALAPGTVGSSRTPAAMAPASLTSARMAPALSGANLTSPRVPLSAYERVSSRASPPLLDRARSRTPPGGSRTPPSRMACERAPSPALRMGQLSSQAALQPAQERPRSPGPPASSDQSSRSLPAQSTPVAGSQAFSSGTVAKTASSVGDHNSMLSGPAPGVFHSEGGEPPASAGAQQALALATLQPAKERRSSSSSSSSSSSSSSSSSSSSSSSSSGSSSSDSEGSSLPPQPEVALKRGQN; encoded by the exons ATGTACAACGGGATCGGGCTGCCGACGCCCCGGGGCAGCGGCACCAACGGCTACGTCCAGCGCAACCTGTCCCTGGTGCGGGGCCGCCGGGGTGAGCGGCCTGACTACAAGGGAGAGGAGGAACTGCGGCGCCTGGAGGCTGCCCTGGTGAAGCGGCCTAATCCTGACATCCTGGACCACGAGCGCAAGCGGCGTGTGGAGCTGCGATGCCTCGAGCTGGAGGAGATGATGGAAGAGCAGGG GTACGAGGAACAGCAAATTCAGGAAAAGGTGGCGACCTTTCGACTCATgttgctggagaaggatgtgAACCCTGGGGGCAAGGAGGAGACCCCAGGGCAGAGGCCTGC TGTTACTGAGACTCACCAGTTGGCTGAATTGAATGAGAAGAAAAATGAGCGACTCCGTGCTGCCTTTGGCATCAGCGATTCCTACGTGGATGGCAGCTCTTTTGATCCTCAGCGTCGTGTTCGAGAGGCTAAACAGCCAGCACCTGAGCCCCCTAAACCTTACAG tCTTGCCCGGGAGTCCAGCAGTTCTCGCTCACCAACACcaaagcaaaagaagaagaaaaagaagaaagacagagGACG GAGGTCAGAGAGTAGCTCTCCTCGACGGGAGAGGAAGAAGAGCTCAAAGAAGAAGAAGCACAG gtcAGAATCCGAGTCCAAGAAACGGAAGCATAG ATCGCCCACGCCAAAGAGTAAGCGTAAATCCAAGGACAAGAAGAGGAAGCG GTCTCGAAGTACAACACCAGCCCCCAAGAGCCGCCGGGCTCACCGTTCAACTTCTGCTGACTCTGCTTCCTCCTCCGATACTTCCCGCAGTCG GTCTCGGAGTGCTGCAGCTAAAACCCATAGAATCGTCTTGACTGGGCGAAGCCCTTCTCCTCAGTCAGGATGCCAAGGGGAGGGAGCTGCACCCTGCAGGGAATCAAGTACCACTAACACAGGGCAGCCGAGTAGTCCTGAGCCCTCTACGAAGGAGCCTAGCAGCCCTCACGAAGACAAAGACAAGAAGGAG AAACCTGCAACTCGACCTAGTCTCTCCCTGGAGAGGAGCAGCACAGGCCCAGAGCCACCCGTTCCCACTCTGCTCCTTGCTGAGCAACGTGGCAGCTCCCCACAACCCCTTGTAACAACTCCCTTAAGTCAGGAGCCAGTGAACCCCGCATCTGAGGTCTCCCCCACGCGGGGCCGTTCACCAGCTAAGTCTCCTGAGAAACCTCCCCAGTCTTCTTCCTCAGAGAGCTGTCCACTATCCCCTCAACCTACCAAAATTTCTCGACATGGCAGCTCTTCTCCTGAAAGTCCTAAACGTGCACCAGCTCCTGGGTCCCGCAGAGAGATTTCTTCTTCTCCCATATCCAAGAGTCGCTCACATGGCAGAGCAAAACGGGATAAATCACATTCGCCTACCCCTTCCCGTAGGATGGGGCGGTCCCGTAGCCCTGTCGCCACCAAGAGGGGGCGATCTCGGTCTCAGAGCCCTACCAAAAGAGGTCATTCTCGGTCCCGATCCCCTCAGTGGCGTAGATCCAGGTCGGCGCAGAGGTGGGGACGATCTAGAAGCCCCCAGCGGCGTGGCCGCTCTAGGTCTCCTCAGCGACCAGGCTGGTCCAGGAGCAGAAACACCCAGAGAAGAGGCAGGTCTAGGTCAGCAAGGCGAGGCAGATCACACACTCGATCTCCAGCCACTAGGGGCAGGTCTCGTTCCAGAACACCTGCCCGGAGGGGTAGGTCCCGCTCTAGAACACCCACGCGGCGGAGATCTCGATCCAGAACATCTACCAGACGGAGGTCTCGTTCTAGAACACCAGTCCGACGGGGCAGGTCTCATTCTAGAACACCTGTTAGGCGGAGATCTAGGACCCGATCGCCAGTACGGCGTAGGTCTCGTAGTAGATCACCAGCCAGGAGAGGTGGCAGGTCATGCTCTAGAACCCCAGCCAGACGTGGCAGGTCACGCTCTAGAACCCCAGGCAAACGCAGTGGCAGGTCATGCTCTAGGACACCAGCTAGACGCAGTGGCAGGTCATGCTCTAGGACACCTGCCAGGAGAGGGAGGTCTCGGTCTAGAACACCAGCAAGACGAGGGAGATCCCGTAGTAGGAGTCTGGCTAGACGGGGAAGATCTCACACTAGAACACCACAAAGAAGAGGCAGGTCTGGCTCATCAGAACGGAAGAACAAATCCAGAGCGTCTCAGAGAAGGAGCAGGTCCACCTCCAGCCTGGAAGTGAAAAAATCTTGCATTTCGTCACGGCGTAGCAGGTCTTTTTCTTCACCAAGATCCAAAGCAAAATCTCGCTTGTCTTTGAGGCGAAGCCTTTCAGGGTCTTCTCCATGTGCTAAACAGAATTCTCAGACGCCACCTAGACGCAGTCGCTCTGGGTCATCTAGACCTAAAGCAAAATCTAGAACACCATCAAGACGAAGTCATTGTGGCTTTTCACCTTCTAATCAGAAATCTAAAACACCATCAAGGCAGAGTTGTTCTAATTCATCTCCTCATCCTAAAGTAAAATCTGGAACACCACCAAGGCAAGGGTCCACGACAGGTCCCCAGGCAAATGAACAGTCTGCATCACCACAAAGACAGAGCTGTTCCGGATTGTCACCAGACCCTGAGGGGAAATCTGGCACATCTCCGAGACATAGCCAACTTGGGACATCTCCACAACCCAAAATGAAAGCGGTGACTTCACTAAGACGAAGCCATTCTGGCTCGTCTTCTCCAAGTCCTAGTAGGGTGACCTCTAGAACACCTCCAGGGCAAAGCAGATCAGAGTCTCCCTGCTCCAAGGTGGAATCTAGATTGTTGCCAAGGCAGAGCCATTCTAGATCCTCCTCGCCAGATACCAAAGTGAAACCTGGAACACCACCAAGACAAAGTCACTCAGGGTCTTCTTCACCGTGCTCCAAAGTAAAGCCCAAAACTCCACCAAGGCAATGTTTGTCTGGATCAAAGTCACCATGTCCCCAAGAGAAGTCTAAAGACTCACCAGCACAGAGTAGCTCTGGATCCCTCTCTGCGTGTCCAGGTGTAAAATCTAGCACACCACCAGAAGAGAGCTGCCTAGACTTCTCATCTCTGCAACAGAAAGGACAATCTAAAACCTCACCAGACCACACATCTGATACTTCAAGTCCAGACGTGAGACAGGCTCGCTGTGAGTCTCCATCTCTGCAGAGCAGATCTCGAACACCTACTAAGGGTTGTCAGTCCAGGTCCTCATCTCCAGTTGCTGATCTGGCACCCAGATCGCCAACAAGACAAAATAGAAGCGGGTTGTCCACAAGTCCTAGGCTGAGATTGGGTGTTTCTCCCGAGCAAAGGCCTCAGTTTGACTCCTCCCCACATCCTGGAACAGACAAATTTTTTCTAAGGCAAAATAGATCGGAGGCTTCTTCAGAATCAAGAGAGAAAGTGAGCTTATTCTCTCAGGAAGATGTTTCTGCATCATCTCCTAGATCAAGAGATAAATTTAGTCCCACTCCAGTGCAGGATAGGCCTGAGTCTTCACCAGTGCTCAGAGATACACGTAGAACCCCATCGAGGGAGAGGGGTAGCTCTGGGTCATCTCCAGATACAAAAAGTCAGAATAGTGTATTAGCTAAGCCCAGACAAGATGAGGAATTGATGGAGGTGGTAGAGAAACCTGAAGAACTCTCAAACCAGATTCTGCCCGTTCTGTCTCCAAAACTTAAAGAAGTGGCTAGAAGGAACTTTGAGTCATCTCCTGaggtagaagaaaggcctgctttgTCTGTACCTCTTGATCAAAGCCAGTCACAGGCTTCTTTGGAAGCAGTAGAAGTTCCTATGGTGGTCTCAGCTTGGAGCAGGCCACAGTTTTCTCCAGAACGGAAAGAACTGTCTAACTCTCCTCCCAGGGAGAACAGCTTTGGGTCACCTTTAGAATTTGGAAACCCAGGCCCTGTTGTTACAGAAATGAATACTGGATTGTCTTTTGAGGTTAAAGAAGATTTGAATGAGCCTTTCCTTAATCAACTGGAGACGGATCCATCTCTAGATGTGAGAGAGCAATCCACAAGATCCTCTAGACGTAGCAGTACTGAGCTCTCACCAGATGCAGTAGAAAAAGCAGGAATGCCTTTGAATCAGAGCATCTGTTCGTTAGTGCTTGATGCTACACCAGGAACACCCTCAAGGGAAAGAAGTAGCTCTGCATCTTCTCCGGAACTGAAAGATGGTTTACCCAGAACCCCATCACGGAGAAGCGGGTCCGGGTCTTCTGGTCTTAGAGATGGGTCTGGGACACCCTCGAGGCATAGCCTATCTGGGTCCTCTCCTGGAACGAAAGATGTACCTAGAACGCCATCCAGGGGCAGAAGTGAGTGTGATTCTTCTCCAGAACCAAAGGCTTTGCCTCAGACTCCCAGACCAAGGAGCCGTTCTCCATCATCCCCAGAGCTCAACAACAAGTGTCTTACCCCCCAGAGGGAAAGAAGTGGATCAGAATCGTCAGTTGAACAGAAGACCTTGGCTAGGACTCCCCTTGGACAGAGAAGTCGGTCAGGATCTTCTCAAGAACTTGATGGGAAACCCAGTGCATCCCCTCAGGAACAAAGTGATTCAGATTCTTCTCCAGATTCTAAAGCTAAGATCCGAACTCCGCTTAGGCAGAGGGGCCGCTCTGGATCATCTCCTGAGGTTGAGGGCACATCCCAACCTTCTTCTCGGCACAGCAGGTCTGGCTCATCCCCTGAAGTTAAAGATAAGCCAGGAGCGGCATCCGGGGTGCGGAGTGGTTCTGATTCCTCTCCTGAACCCCAGGCTCCGGCTCCTAGGGCTCTTCTTCCCAGACGAAGCAGATCAGGTTCATCAAGTAAAGGTAGAGGCCCTTCCCCTGAAGGAAGCAGCAGTTCGGAGTCATCTGCAGAGCATCCCCCCAAATCCAGAGCTGCTCGAAGAAGCTCTAGGCCCTCTCCAGAGCCCAAGACCAAGTCTCGCACGCCACCTCGTCGTCGCAGCTCCCGGTCGTCCCCAGAGCTGACTAGGAAGGCCAGACTCTCCCGGAGAAGCTGCTCTGCTTCATCCTCACCTGAGACCCGCTCTAGAACTCCCCCGAGGCGCCGAAGAAGTCCTTCGGTGTCCTCCCCGGAGCCAGCTGAGAAGTCGAGGTCCTCACGCCGGCGGCGCTCTGCTTCATCTCCACGTACAAAGACAACTTCCAGGAGAGGCCGATCTCCTTCACCAAAGCCTCGTGGACGCCAGCGGTCCCGTTCCCGCTCACGGAGGGAGAAAACCCGGACAGCCCGACGTCACGATAGATCTGGGTCTTCTCAGTCCACCTCGCGGAGGAGACAGCGGAGTCGATCAAGGTCTCGGGTTACTAGGCGACGGAGGGGTGGCTCTGGCTACCACTCCAGGTCACCTGCCCGGCAGGAGAGTTCCCGAACCTCCTCCCGACGCCGGAGAGGCCGCTCGCGAACACCCCCAACCAGTCGGAAGCGCTCCCGCTCTCGCACATCACCAGCACTGTGGAAACGCTCCAGGTCTCCAGCCACTCACCGGCGATCCAGGTCCAGAACACCCCTGGTCAGCCGACGTCGGTCCCGATCTCGCACCTCACCAGTCAGTCGGAGACGGTCAAGGTCCAGGACATCAGTGACTCGACGGAGATCTCGGTCTAGGGCGTCCCCAGTGAGTCGCAGACGATCGAGGTCCAGGACACCGCTGGTGACCCGCCGGCGGTCTAGGTCTAGGTCACCAGTGACACGCCGGCGCTCCCGTTCCAGAACTCCACCGGTGACTCGCAGAAGGTCCAGGTCTCGGACTCCACCAGTGACCAGGAGGCGATCTCGAAGCAGAACCTCGCCTATCACACGCAGGAGATCAAGATCCAGAACATCCCCAGTTACCAGGAGGCGATCTCGGTCCCGTACATCTCCAGTAACTCGAAGGCGGTCCCGCTCTCGAACCTCGCCAGTGACACGCCGCCGCTCTAGGTCCCGCACGCCTCCAGCTATTCGCCGTCGGTCTAGGTCTCGAACGCCACTGCTGCCACGCAAACGTTCCCGCAGTCGTTCGCCGCTTGTTATCCGCCGTCGCTCCAGGTCCCGTACTCCACGAACAACTCGGGGCAAACGGTCCTTGACAAGGTCACCTCCAGCCATCCGTAGGCGTTCTGTGTCTGGAAGCAGCTCTGATGGCTCAAGGTCTGCTACTTCAGTAGGAAGAAATCACTCTGGATCACAGACGCCTCCAATGGCGCTCGGTAGCTCTAGAATGAGCTGCTTTAGTCGTCCTAGCATGTCGCCGACTCCTCTTGACCGCTGTAGGTCACCTGGAATGCTCGAGCCCCTGGGCAGCTCTAGAGCACCAGTGTCTGCTCTGCAGCAAGTGGGTGGCTCCCTGATGGATGGTCCAGGTCCACGAATTCCTGACCACCCGAGAACATCATCCGTGCCAGAAAACCATGCTCAATCCAGAATTGCGCTTGCCCTGACAGCCATCAGTCTCGGCACTGCTCGGCCTCCTCCGTCCATGTCTGCTGCAGGCCTAGCTGCCAGGATGTCCCAGGTGCCTGCTCCGGTGCCTCTCATGAGTCTCAGAACAGCCCCAGCTGCCAGCCTTGCCAGCAGGATCCCTGCAGCCTCAGCAGCAGCCATGAACCTGGCTAGCGCCAGAACACCCACCATCCCAACAGCTGTGAACCTGGCAGACTCACGCACACCAGCCACAGCCGCAGCCATGAGTCTGGCCAGCCCCAGAACGGCAGGGGCCCCTTCAGCCGTGAGCCTCACTGATCCTCGTGCCCCTGCAGCCTCAGCGGTGAACTTAGCAGGAGGCAGAACTCCAGCTGCTCTGGCAGCCTTGAGCCTCACAGGCTCTGGCACGCCCCCGGCGGCTGCAAGCTACCCCTCCAGTTCCAGAACACCCCAGGCTCCAGCACCTGCAAACCTGGTGGGCCCCAGGTCTGCTCATGCCCTAGCACCAGGGACTGTTGGCAGCTCGAGAACCCCTGCAGCTATGGCCCCTGCAAGCCTCACCAGTGCTAGGATGGCTCCAGCCCTATCGGGGGCCAACCTCACCAGCCCCAGGGTGCCTCTCTCTGCCTATGAGCGCGTCAGCAGCAGAGCCTCACCCCCGCTTCTCGACCGAGCTAGGTCTCGAACACCACCTGGAGGCTCCAGAACCCCACCGTCCCGGATGGCCTGTGAGCGGGCTCCTTCTCCTGCCTTGAGAATGGGCCAGCTTTCCTCACAGGCTGCTCTCCAGCCAGCACAGGAGCGGCCCAGATCCCCTGGCCCACCTGCTTCTTCAGACCAGTCGTCCCGTTCTTTGCCTGCCCAGAGCACCCCTGTAGCAGGGTCTCAGGCTTTCTCCTCTGGGACCGTGGCAAAGACCGCGTCCTCCGTTGGTGACCACAACAGCATGCTCTCAGGCCCTGCCCCTGGGGTATTCCACTCTGAGGGTGGGGAGCCTCCTGCCTCAGCTGGGGCCCAGCAGGCCCTGGCACTGGCCACCCTGCAGCCTGCAAAGGAGCGGCGGAGCTCGTCATCGTCTTCGTCGTCCTCTAGCTCGTCTTCgtcctcatcctcctcctcctcatcctcctcTTCCTCTGGCTCCAGTTCTAGTGACTCGGAGGGCTCTAGCCTTCCCCCGCAGCCTGAGGTGGCCCTGAAGAG AGGACagaactag